One Streptomyces sp. L2 genomic window carries:
- a CDS encoding NAD-dependent epimerase/dehydratase family protein, producing MSLKVVIGNGPAGAATARLLAQQGHTVRVITRTGRSPEPGIEHIALDAADPRRLTDAVRGADALYHCAAPPYHRWAAQWPPLVSSVCAAAEETGAVLVLLGNLYGYGPVDGPLTEDLPLAATGPKGRVRAAGWEQARDLHRQGRVKAVEVRASDFFGPGVTDGGHLAARVVPRLLRGKPVSVLGDPDAPHSWTYLPDVARALTEVAGEERAWGRAWHVPTGPALSTREMTGRLATEAGTAPVTVRALPPAVLGALSLVSPLIRELKEIRYQFDRPFVVDSSVYEAEFTVRATPLDEQVKATVDWWRERSGATG from the coding sequence GTGAGCCTTAAAGTCGTCATCGGAAACGGTCCCGCCGGAGCGGCCACAGCGCGGCTGCTGGCCCAACAGGGGCATACGGTACGGGTCATCACCAGAACGGGCCGGAGCCCCGAACCGGGCATCGAGCACATCGCGCTGGACGCCGCCGACCCCCGGCGCCTGACCGACGCCGTGCGGGGCGCCGACGCGCTCTACCACTGCGCGGCACCCCCCTACCACCGCTGGGCGGCCCAGTGGCCGCCCCTTGTCTCCTCGGTCTGCGCGGCCGCTGAGGAGACCGGCGCCGTCCTGGTCCTGCTGGGCAACCTCTACGGCTACGGCCCGGTCGACGGCCCCCTCACCGAGGACCTGCCGCTCGCCGCGACCGGCCCCAAGGGACGGGTGCGGGCCGCCGGTTGGGAGCAGGCACGGGACCTGCACCGGCAGGGCCGGGTCAAGGCCGTCGAGGTGCGGGCCTCCGACTTCTTCGGGCCCGGCGTGACCGACGGCGGCCACCTGGCCGCCCGCGTCGTGCCCCGGCTGCTGCGCGGCAAACCGGTCTCCGTCCTCGGCGACCCGGACGCCCCGCACAGCTGGACCTACCTGCCCGACGTCGCCCGGGCCCTGACCGAGGTCGCGGGCGAGGAACGGGCCTGGGGACGCGCCTGGCACGTCCCGACCGGACCCGCCCTGTCCACCCGGGAGATGACCGGCCGCCTGGCCACCGAGGCCGGCACCGCGCCGGTCACCGTCCGCGCGCTGCCCCCGGCCGTGCTGGGCGCCCTCTCCCTCGTCTCCCCGCTGATCCGCGAACTCAAGGAGATCCGCTACCAGTTCGACCGCCCGTTCGTGGTCGATTCGAGCGTGTACGAGGCCGAGTTCACCGTCCGCGCCACCCCCCTCGACGAACAGGTCAAGGCGACCGTCGACTGGTGGCGCGAACGGTCCGGCGCCACCGGGTGA